From a region of the Candidatus Eisenbacteria bacterium genome:
- the cysW gene encoding sulfate ABC transporter permease subunit CysW: MAETAGHRPVPVRAHEDPRWVQWTLTLTAVTVMVLLVVVPLVNVFVEAFAAGPRVYLKNLFQDPDTFHSIKLTLMVAPTAVILNLVFGIAAAWAIARFKFPGRAFLTALIDLPFTVSPVVVGLFLLLLFGLQGFFGPWLREHDIHIVFAFPGLVMATCFVTFPVVARELIPLMEALGAEEEIAAVSLGARGWQLFRMITLPNIKWGLLYGVILCNARAMGEFGAVYVVSGHIAGKTDTMPLRVEKLFQEYNLPGAFAVASVLAMLALVTLLVKTTLEWKTRRELEENKRMLTLGGEA; the protein is encoded by the coding sequence ATGGCTGAGACAGCAGGACATCGCCCCGTTCCCGTGCGAGCCCACGAGGACCCGCGCTGGGTGCAGTGGACGCTCACGCTCACGGCCGTCACCGTCATGGTGCTGCTGGTCGTCGTCCCGCTCGTGAACGTCTTCGTCGAGGCGTTCGCAGCCGGACCGCGCGTCTACCTGAAGAACCTCTTCCAGGACCCCGACACGTTCCACTCGATCAAGCTGACGCTCATGGTGGCGCCGACGGCGGTCATTCTGAACCTCGTCTTCGGCATCGCCGCCGCCTGGGCGATCGCGCGCTTCAAGTTTCCGGGGCGCGCGTTCCTGACCGCTCTCATCGACCTGCCGTTCACCGTCTCGCCGGTCGTGGTCGGTCTCTTCCTGCTGCTGCTCTTCGGGCTCCAGGGCTTCTTCGGACCGTGGCTCCGCGAGCACGACATCCACATCGTCTTCGCGTTCCCGGGGCTCGTGATGGCGACGTGCTTCGTCACGTTCCCGGTCGTCGCCCGCGAGCTGATCCCGCTCATGGAGGCGCTCGGCGCCGAGGAGGAGATCGCCGCCGTCAGCCTCGGCGCCCGCGGCTGGCAGCTCTTCCGCATGATCACGCTCCCCAACATCAAGTGGGGCCTGCTCTACGGCGTGATCCTCTGCAATGCGCGCGCCATGGGCGAGTTCGGCGCCGTGTACGTCGTCTCCGGCCACATCGCCGGCAAGACCGACACCATGCCGCTGCGGGTCGAGAAGCTGTTCCAGGAATACAACCTGCCCGGCGCCTTCGCCGTGGCGTCGGTGCTGGCCATGCTCGCGCTCGTCACGCTGCTCGTGAAGACGACGCTCGAGTGGAAGACGCGCCGCGAGCTCGAAGAGAACAAGCGAATGCTGACTCTAGGAGGAGAGGCATGA
- the cysT gene encoding sulfate ABC transporter permease subunit CysT, which produces MVDVNRRVLPGFGLSLGYTMLYLSLVVAVPMAAGFAKAAHLSLDEFWAAAFSDRALAAYWLTMWTAFASAVVNLLLGGLVAWVLVRYEFPLKRLFDSLVDFPFALPTAVTGLVFSSLLVKDGWYGRFLVPLGIQGAYSRLGIVIVLVFIGFPFVVRTLQPVLESLDRDVEEASACLGASRLQTALKVTLPSIMPALITGFALAFARSLGEYGSVVFISGNMPFRTEIAPVLVVARLEEFAYGEAAAIAVVLLAMSFVTLFSINLLERWSARQHG; this is translated from the coding sequence ATGGTCGACGTCAATCGCCGCGTGCTGCCCGGGTTCGGCCTCTCGCTCGGCTACACCATGCTCTACCTGAGCCTGGTGGTGGCCGTGCCGATGGCCGCCGGGTTCGCGAAGGCCGCCCACCTCTCGCTCGACGAGTTCTGGGCTGCCGCGTTCTCGGACCGGGCGCTCGCGGCGTACTGGCTCACGATGTGGACGGCGTTCGCGTCCGCCGTCGTGAACCTCCTCCTGGGCGGCCTCGTCGCGTGGGTGCTGGTCCGCTACGAGTTTCCACTGAAGCGCCTGTTCGACTCGCTCGTCGATTTCCCGTTCGCGCTGCCGACCGCCGTCACGGGGCTCGTCTTCTCGAGCCTCCTCGTGAAGGACGGGTGGTACGGGCGCTTTCTCGTACCGCTCGGCATCCAGGGCGCGTACTCGCGGCTCGGCATCGTGATCGTCCTCGTGTTCATCGGCTTTCCGTTCGTCGTGCGGACCCTGCAGCCCGTCCTCGAGAGCCTCGATCGCGACGTCGAGGAAGCGTCCGCCTGCCTCGGGGCGAGCCGGCTCCAGACGGCGCTCAAGGTGACCCTGCCCTCGATCATGCCCGCGCTCATCACGGGCTTCGCCCTCGCGTTCGCGCGCTCGCTCGGGGAGTACGGCTCGGTCGTCTTCATCTCCGGCAACATGCCCTTCCGCACCGAGATCGCGCCGGTGCTGGTGGTCGCCCGCCTCGAAGAGTTCGCCTACGGCGAGGCGGCGGCGATCGCGGTCGTGCTCCTCGCGATGTCCTTCGTGACCCTGTTCTCGATCAACCTCCTCGAACGTTGGAGCGCGCGCCAGCATGGCTGA
- a CDS encoding sulfate ABC transporter substrate-binding protein: MSKHALLVFVAAALLAAAPRRAGALELLNVSYDPTRELYRAVNEAFVPRYKAQTGAVVTVRQSHGGSGSQARAVLDGLEADVVTLAMWTDTNAIAKAGLMPLGWEKTLPNDSLPYTSTIVFVVRKGNPKNIHDWPDIVQPGVEIVTPNPKTSGNGKLSFLAAWGSVVTRGGSDADALAFLKRLYEQVPVLDLAARAATTTFVQKNIGDVHLAWENEAELEVQEANGAVEIVYPPTSFLAEPYVAIVTKNAEKKGNLDAAKAYLEFLYTPEGQEIIAKNFYRPTDPQVLAKYRSQFPDLKLFKIDAVAKGWDDASAKFFADGGLFDSFYKPKK, translated from the coding sequence ATGTCGAAGCACGCTCTTCTGGTATTCGTCGCCGCGGCGCTGCTCGCGGCCGCTCCGCGCCGCGCCGGCGCGCTCGAGCTCCTGAACGTGTCCTACGACCCGACGCGCGAGCTCTACCGGGCCGTCAACGAGGCCTTCGTTCCCAGGTACAAGGCCCAGACCGGCGCCGTCGTCACCGTCAGGCAGTCGCACGGCGGCTCGGGCAGCCAGGCGCGCGCCGTGCTCGACGGCCTAGAGGCGGACGTCGTGACCCTCGCCATGTGGACGGACACCAACGCGATCGCGAAGGCGGGCCTCATGCCGCTCGGATGGGAGAAGACGCTCCCGAACGACTCCCTGCCCTACACGTCGACGATCGTCTTCGTCGTCCGCAAGGGCAACCCGAAGAACATCCACGACTGGCCCGACATCGTGCAGCCCGGCGTCGAGATCGTGACGCCGAACCCGAAGACCTCGGGCAACGGCAAGCTCTCGTTCCTGGCCGCTTGGGGATCCGTCGTGACCCGCGGCGGCTCGGACGCCGACGCCCTCGCGTTCCTGAAGAGGCTCTACGAGCAGGTGCCCGTGCTCGACCTGGCGGCGCGCGCCGCGACGACCACCTTCGTCCAGAAGAACATCGGCGACGTCCATCTCGCCTGGGAGAACGAAGCGGAGCTCGAGGTGCAGGAGGCGAACGGCGCGGTCGAGATCGTCTATCCGCCGACGAGCTTCCTCGCCGAGCCGTACGTCGCGATCGTCACGAAGAACGCCGAGAAGAAGGGCAACCTCGACGCCGCCAAGGCCTACCTCGAGTTCCTCTACACGCCCGAGGGCCAGGAGATCATCGCCAAGAACTTCTACCGGCCCACCGACCCGCAGGTGCTCGCGAAGTACAGGTCCCAGTTCCCCGATCTGAAGCTCTTCAAGATCGACGCCGTGGCCAAGGGCTGGGACGACGCCTCCGCCAAGTTCTTCGCGGACGGCGGGCTCTTCGACAGCTTCTACAAGCCGAAGAAGTAG
- a CDS encoding cytochrome c: MTRMPWLMLLAVLAACGGSSGGPGDTATRTRTPGIRVTMDALHRMGGVPPGWKLTPPAGEIAAGRQAFVDFGCPSCHRVEGESFSNKATAEQVGPDLTGMGAHHPPAYFAEAILSPDAVLIEGPGYIGPDGHSVMPDYPEMTVRQLGDIVTYLSSLRTGGAHAGHVMGNAPVVPANVFARPQAPEQPAKAFFVQSYAVKPGQLEPFEQWMKESGGRRFLEQGVISIDTYVDFTREQNPYTSIFGFRDPAALQAFVENPTAQALGLEFDGFIGEHTHTQQMWPPIYRAPSLSAAPR; encoded by the coding sequence ATGACCCGCATGCCTTGGCTCATGCTGCTTGCGGTGTTGGCCGCGTGCGGAGGGAGCTCCGGCGGGCCAGGGGACACGGCGACACGGACGCGAACGCCGGGCATCCGCGTCACCATGGACGCGCTCCATCGGATGGGCGGCGTTCCTCCGGGCTGGAAGCTCACGCCGCCGGCGGGGGAGATCGCGGCGGGCCGCCAGGCCTTCGTCGACTTCGGTTGCCCGTCCTGCCACCGCGTCGAGGGCGAATCGTTCTCCAACAAGGCGACGGCCGAGCAGGTGGGCCCCGATCTGACCGGCATGGGCGCGCACCATCCGCCCGCCTACTTCGCCGAAGCGATTCTCTCCCCCGACGCCGTGCTGATCGAAGGCCCCGGGTACATCGGACCGGACGGCCATTCCGTCATGCCCGACTATCCCGAGATGACGGTGCGCCAGCTCGGCGACATCGTCACGTACCTCTCTTCGCTCCGGACGGGCGGCGCGCATGCGGGGCACGTCATGGGCAATGCGCCCGTCGTCCCGGCCAACGTGTTCGCGCGCCCCCAAGCGCCGGAGCAGCCGGCGAAGGCGTTCTTCGTGCAATCGTACGCGGTGAAGCCCGGGCAGCTCGAGCCCTTCGAGCAGTGGATGAAGGAGAGCGGCGGACGGCGCTTCCTCGAGCAGGGCGTCATCAGCATCGACACCTACGTCGACTTCACGCGCGAGCAGAACCCCTACACGTCGATCTTCGGCTTCCGCGACCCCGCCGCGCTGCAAGCGTTCGTCGAGAATCCCACCGCGCAGGCCCTGGGTCTCGAGTTCGATGGCTTCATCGGCGAGCACACGCACACGCAGCAGATGTGGCCGCCGATCTATCGCGCGCCGAGCCTCTCGGCGGCTCCGCGTTGA
- a CDS encoding VCBS repeat-containing protein encodes MTKLGWGSATLAMSLALAACGGGEEPASTTQGTAAPAAEPRRDPIAGGPFPALFVAEAQFVDKVGADGKKASIPGAAKLTIVRKGEKGWTATVLEDPDSNVFHKALQTPEGLLTIGGQQALLRTWTFKDGAWTAATHWNPKFGGKFDRLRDIEQGDVDGDGKPEWVIATHDQGVIAVLHPDDGWRVEEVDREPNTFVHEIEIGDVDGDKVAEFFATPSKPNKLDQEQPGEVRMYKHTPSGWQKSVVDAPGDTHAKEILTADVDGDGIDELYVVWEGAVGQGGALVRPVTIKQYKMKDGKWTSSVVTTIPDRQMRAIQAGDVNGDGKIDLVAGALASGLWLIEQGPQGWTPKLIDAQSTGFEQPVDLADLDGDGALEIYVASEDQAELRQYKWNGSGFAKTVLVPLKKGDITWNVTHGKL; translated from the coding sequence ATGACGAAGCTCGGATGGGGAAGCGCGACCCTCGCGATGTCGCTCGCGCTCGCCGCGTGCGGTGGCGGCGAGGAGCCGGCGTCGACAACCCAGGGGACGGCGGCACCGGCCGCCGAGCCGCGCCGCGATCCGATCGCCGGTGGTCCCTTCCCCGCGCTCTTCGTCGCGGAGGCGCAGTTCGTCGACAAGGTCGGCGCCGACGGCAAGAAGGCGTCGATCCCCGGCGCCGCCAAGCTCACGATCGTCCGCAAGGGCGAAAAGGGGTGGACGGCGACCGTCCTCGAAGACCCCGACAGCAACGTCTTCCACAAGGCGCTGCAGACGCCCGAGGGGCTGCTCACGATCGGGGGCCAGCAGGCGCTCCTGCGCACGTGGACGTTCAAGGACGGCGCGTGGACGGCGGCGACGCACTGGAACCCGAAGTTCGGCGGCAAGTTCGATCGCCTGCGCGACATCGAGCAGGGCGACGTCGACGGCGACGGCAAGCCCGAATGGGTGATCGCGACGCATGATCAGGGCGTCATCGCCGTCCTCCATCCCGACGACGGCTGGCGCGTCGAAGAGGTCGATCGCGAGCCCAACACGTTCGTGCACGAGATCGAGATCGGTGACGTCGACGGCGACAAGGTCGCCGAGTTCTTCGCCACACCGTCCAAGCCGAACAAGCTGGACCAGGAGCAGCCGGGCGAGGTGCGCATGTACAAGCACACGCCGAGCGGCTGGCAGAAGTCGGTCGTCGACGCGCCCGGTGACACGCACGCGAAGGAGATCCTCACCGCCGACGTCGACGGCGACGGCATCGACGAGCTCTATGTCGTCTGGGAGGGCGCGGTCGGCCAGGGCGGCGCGCTCGTGCGTCCGGTCACGATCAAGCAGTACAAGATGAAGGACGGGAAGTGGACGTCCTCGGTCGTCACCACCATTCCCGACCGCCAGATGCGCGCGATCCAGGCGGGCGACGTCAACGGCGACGGCAAGATCGATCTCGTCGCCGGCGCGCTCGCGTCGGGTCTGTGGCTGATCGAGCAGGGCCCGCAGGGCTGGACCCCGAAGCTCATCGACGCCCAATCGACCGGCTTCGAGCAGCCCGTCGACCTCGCCGACCTCGACGGCGACGGCGCGCTCGAGATCTACGTCGCGTCCGAGGACCAGGCCGAGCTGCGACAGTACAAATGGAACGGCAGCGGGTTCGCGAAGACGGTGCTCGTCCCACTCAAGAAGGGCGACATCACCTGGAACGTGACGCACGGGAAGCTGTGA
- a CDS encoding sulfatase-like hydrolase/transferase, whose translation MLRGPRRVRSSFALAVALALAIPSLGHASLVWGPKKGSFCEPPSVFYSSRHAAGATPCCATQEGACPGGNPCPASGVCAVGGTRCVPTVTSRPNVILMISDDQGECFYGSAGECRSAQSGTPIPAPVTPNLDSLAATGTVFAVAHNTAAWCYPSLNSILTGRYQKSFGGFRSQIAQRYLTIPRTLRQLGRAPGTVADPFDPDASIGGYCSLQGGKFTASSGRDTGFDARINVGERTIGRIDCLSSPQGGTPLCGSDTQATYNPFTISHMRDVFTFLDSLVYKTPGGGPGDFSMQPFFLWYAPRIPHQPLRAPDAIGRYLFGADGQSGFFQLGQLCSGGTCAPSVRAFDENNFGTVREYYANVYLADASLREFQKFLQTTSAPHCIGPNGQSRFQETTQQACRGTWVTSVAPDPAANTIFVYLSDNGWQLPNSKHNFTENGYRTRLIVLDPRGQTAGPTAVAPAGITSLALAHSTDVLPSVLGFALGTAPGTQSCPQSDYDGTPCDGRDFRAQLVSNPGGPAPATALRRALCGHETQRPVRPSRGRYLLAGAGAVGRCTLTGGTVCAADADCGASGFCLGGFCAAHGGQACGACPSGTVCLGGKCQAGPPCIDDATCTTLLKAPAACVAKDTTWCANAPDVACATATDCPECPTVNGHATACRRLCAPRMLKMYDTVGGADMTDLFLDPDEKDVHASGPVAALFSDESGPYGATLRRMACCLDDWWDAELRGGSLCGAGESCPAELTCNE comes from the coding sequence ATGCTCCGCGGTCCGCGCCGCGTGCGGTCGAGCTTTGCACTCGCCGTCGCACTCGCTCTCGCCATCCCGTCGCTCGGACACGCGAGCCTCGTGTGGGGCCCGAAGAAGGGATCGTTCTGCGAGCCGCCGAGCGTCTTCTACTCGAGTCGCCACGCGGCCGGTGCGACGCCGTGCTGCGCGACGCAGGAAGGCGCGTGCCCCGGCGGCAACCCGTGCCCGGCGAGCGGCGTGTGCGCCGTCGGCGGCACACGCTGCGTGCCGACGGTCACCAGCCGTCCGAACGTCATTCTCATGATCTCCGACGATCAGGGCGAGTGCTTCTACGGCAGCGCCGGCGAGTGCCGGAGCGCGCAGTCGGGGACGCCGATTCCCGCGCCCGTGACGCCGAACCTCGATTCGCTCGCCGCGACCGGCACGGTGTTCGCCGTCGCGCACAACACGGCCGCGTGGTGCTACCCGTCGCTCAACTCGATCCTCACCGGCCGCTACCAGAAGAGCTTCGGCGGCTTCCGCAGCCAGATCGCGCAGCGCTACCTCACGATCCCGCGCACGCTGCGGCAGCTCGGCCGGGCGCCGGGCACGGTCGCGGATCCGTTCGACCCCGACGCCAGCATCGGCGGCTACTGCTCGCTCCAGGGCGGCAAGTTCACCGCCTCGTCGGGACGCGACACGGGCTTCGACGCGCGCATCAACGTGGGCGAGCGCACGATCGGCAGGATCGACTGTCTGTCCAGTCCCCAGGGCGGCACGCCGCTCTGCGGCTCGGATACGCAGGCGACGTACAATCCGTTCACCATCAGCCACATGCGGGACGTGTTCACGTTCCTCGACTCGCTCGTCTACAAGACGCCGGGCGGCGGCCCCGGCGACTTCTCGATGCAGCCGTTCTTCCTGTGGTACGCGCCGCGCATTCCGCACCAGCCGCTGCGGGCTCCGGACGCGATCGGGCGCTACCTCTTCGGCGCCGACGGGCAGTCGGGCTTCTTCCAGCTGGGTCAGCTCTGCAGCGGCGGGACCTGCGCGCCCAGCGTGCGCGCGTTCGACGAGAACAACTTCGGCACCGTGCGCGAGTACTACGCCAACGTCTATCTCGCCGACGCCAGCCTGCGCGAGTTCCAGAAGTTCCTGCAGACGACGAGCGCCCCGCACTGCATCGGTCCGAACGGGCAGAGCCGCTTCCAGGAGACGACGCAGCAGGCCTGCCGCGGCACGTGGGTGACGAGCGTCGCGCCGGATCCGGCGGCGAACACGATCTTCGTCTACCTCTCGGACAACGGGTGGCAGCTCCCGAACTCGAAGCACAACTTCACGGAGAACGGCTACCGCACGCGTCTCATCGTGCTCGATCCGCGCGGGCAGACGGCCGGTCCGACCGCCGTCGCGCCGGCGGGCATCACGAGCCTCGCGCTCGCGCACTCGACCGACGTGCTGCCGAGCGTGCTCGGCTTCGCGCTCGGCACGGCGCCCGGGACGCAGAGCTGCCCGCAGAGCGACTACGACGGCACGCCGTGCGACGGGCGCGACTTCCGCGCGCAGCTCGTCTCGAATCCGGGCGGGCCGGCGCCGGCGACCGCGCTGCGCCGCGCCCTGTGCGGCCACGAGACGCAGCGCCCCGTGCGGCCGTCGCGGGGGCGTTACCTCCTCGCCGGTGCGGGTGCGGTCGGCCGATGCACGCTCACCGGCGGGACGGTCTGTGCCGCCGACGCCGACTGCGGCGCGTCCGGGTTCTGCCTGGGCGGATTCTGCGCCGCGCACGGCGGACAGGCGTGCGGCGCCTGCCCGTCGGGCACCGTGTGCCTCGGCGGGAAATGTCAGGCGGGGCCGCCGTGCATCGACGACGCCACCTGCACGACGCTGCTGAAGGCGCCTGCGGCGTGCGTCGCCAAGGACACGACCTGGTGCGCGAACGCGCCCGACGTCGCGTGCGCGACGGCGACCGATTGCCCCGAGTGTCCGACCGTCAACGGCCACGCGACCGCCTGCCGCCGGCTGTGCGCGCCGCGCATGCTGAAGATGTACGACACCGTCGGCGGCGCGGACATGACGGACCTGTTCCTCGATCCGGACGAGAAGGACGTGCACGCCAGCGGTCCGGTCGCAGCGCTCTTCTCGGACGAGAGCGGGCCCTACGGTGCGACGCTGCGACGGATGGCCTGCTGCCTCGACGATTGGTGGGACGCGGAGTTGCGCGGTGGGTCGCTGTGCGGCGCGGGCGAGAGCTGCCCGGCCGAGCTCACCTGCAACGAGTAG
- a CDS encoding malectin domain-containing carbohydrate-binding protein gives MKDLRPTVLAVLACLAIASPFVSSAGAVAIDAGGAGSGSFSADAFFSGGSTGRSTTTFDLSGVADPALQDVYQSIRFGTFSYSFPGLAPGASYRVRLHFADSFNTVPGRREFDVAINGAQVLTDFDIVRTAGGPRRAVVQEFVAQATAGNIVVRFTPGSVGNPQVCGIEVLAIALPPPDIDLALSRSVIRMGRPGSATAGVTVTSLNGFDGDVALVASGLPAGTTGTFTPDHLLQGGASVLTFTTSPTTPSGAYPVVVSATSGNVTHTAGLTLNVIQARSFDLFASPQSQSLDPGVAAVIDVELDAINAFTSTVALSVRGIPAGAVGSVAPNPAPVPGTSMILVATASTTPPGSYALTITGNGGGVSRTQDVTLVVTAPGGENPPPPPPGDFTCTEVIGFSQTLMWHETPEFQQHIDDARWQMRFQAGGDVDVWADPTSDGWSPPVATQCLGSGSPVLCSPCAQGSSSPDRVILTITSHTYDSSVPTWAQRIRAAIATIRLQHPQARQIVLQSVVGGPGGAVCPTSANRQGIRATFNHPYIDQAIAAVVPDSPDLVAGISPVVETCAQFTDDLGHLAAAGRAFVGQEIGQYYAQ, from the coding sequence GTGAAGGACCTACGACCGACCGTCCTCGCCGTCCTCGCGTGTCTCGCGATCGCAAGCCCGTTCGTCTCGTCTGCGGGAGCCGTCGCCATAGACGCCGGGGGCGCGGGGTCCGGCTCGTTTTCGGCCGACGCGTTCTTTTCTGGCGGCTCGACCGGTCGCTCCACGACGACGTTCGATCTGAGTGGCGTCGCCGACCCGGCGCTCCAGGACGTCTACCAGTCGATCCGCTTCGGGACCTTCTCCTATTCGTTTCCCGGTCTGGCACCCGGCGCGTCGTACCGGGTCCGCCTGCACTTCGCGGACAGCTTCAACACCGTTCCCGGGCGGCGCGAATTCGACGTCGCGATCAACGGCGCCCAGGTCCTGACCGACTTCGACATCGTCCGCACTGCGGGCGGGCCACGCCGTGCCGTGGTTCAAGAGTTCGTCGCCCAGGCCACCGCAGGAAACATCGTCGTCAGGTTCACGCCCGGTTCCGTCGGTAATCCCCAGGTGTGCGGGATCGAGGTCCTCGCGATCGCGTTGCCGCCCCCCGACATCGACCTCGCCCTGTCTCGGAGCGTGATCCGGATGGGCCGTCCCGGAAGCGCGACGGCAGGCGTCACGGTCACCTCACTGAACGGCTTCGACGGCGACGTCGCGCTCGTCGCCTCCGGCTTGCCGGCGGGCACGACCGGCACGTTCACGCCGGACCACCTCCTGCAGGGAGGCGCCTCGGTCCTCACCTTCACCACGTCCCCGACCACACCCTCGGGCGCGTATCCCGTCGTGGTCTCGGCGACGTCGGGGAACGTCACCCACACGGCCGGCCTGACGCTCAACGTCATCCAGGCCCGGAGCTTCGACCTGTTCGCGTCGCCGCAGTCACAGTCGCTCGATCCGGGAGTCGCCGCGGTCATCGACGTCGAGCTCGACGCGATCAACGCCTTCACCAGCACCGTGGCGTTGAGCGTGCGCGGCATTCCGGCCGGCGCGGTCGGCTCCGTCGCCCCGAACCCCGCGCCCGTCCCGGGCACCTCCATGATCCTCGTCGCCACCGCGTCGACGACGCCGCCGGGCTCCTATGCGTTGACGATCACCGGCAACGGTGGAGGCGTGTCCCGCACGCAGGACGTCACGCTGGTCGTGACGGCGCCGGGCGGAGAGAACCCGCCACCCCCACCGCCCGGCGATTTCACGTGCACCGAGGTCATCGGCTTCAGCCAGACACTCATGTGGCACGAGACGCCCGAGTTCCAGCAGCACATCGACGATGCCAGGTGGCAAATGCGCTTCCAGGCCGGCGGCGACGTCGACGTATGGGCCGACCCGACGTCCGACGGCTGGAGCCCGCCGGTCGCCACGCAATGTCTGGGCTCCGGCTCCCCGGTCCTGTGCTCGCCGTGCGCGCAGGGCTCGAGCTCGCCGGACCGGGTGATCCTCACCATCACGTCGCACACCTACGATTCGAGCGTGCCGACGTGGGCGCAGCGGATTCGCGCCGCGATCGCCACGATCCGGCTACAGCACCCGCAGGCGAGACAGATCGTGCTCCAGTCCGTCGTCGGGGGTCCCGGCGGCGCGGTCTGCCCGACGTCTGCCAACAGGCAAGGCATCCGTGCCACCTTCAACCATCCCTACATCGATCAGGCGATAGCCGCCGTCGTCCCGGACAGCCCGGATCTCGTCGCGGGGATCTCGCCCGTGGTGGAGACGTGCGCCCAATTTACGGACGACCTCGGTCACCTGGCAGCAGCAGGACGCGCGTTCGTCGGGCAGGAGATCGGGCAGTACTACGCGCAGTAG
- the crcB gene encoding fluoride efflux transporter CrcB, giving the protein MNYLLVGVGGFVGANARYIVGLWLATALGAAFPYGTMAVNLTGSFVAGVLLGVGDTRGLADESRLLLVTGFLGGYTTFSAFTVETMRLAEQSGIAAGINVLASVGVGLVAAVAGLYVGRGL; this is encoded by the coding sequence ATGAACTACCTCCTCGTCGGCGTCGGCGGCTTCGTCGGTGCCAACGCCCGCTACATCGTCGGCCTCTGGCTCGCGACCGCTCTGGGCGCCGCCTTCCCGTACGGCACGATGGCGGTGAACCTCACCGGCAGCTTCGTTGCCGGCGTTCTCCTGGGCGTAGGCGACACGCGCGGCCTGGCCGACGAATCCCGCCTGCTCCTCGTGACCGGGTTCCTCGGCGGCTATACCACCTTCTCCGCCTTCACCGTCGAGACGATGCGGCTCGCCGAGCAGAGCGGGATCGCAGCGGGGATCAACGTCCTCGCGAGCGTCGGCGTCGGGCTGGTCGCCGCGGTGGCCGGCCTCTACGTCGGGCGCGGGCTCTGA
- a CDS encoding acyl carrier protein has product MGWLGLEEHVEPSLRRIVCGYFGRVWEEVRPTTRLRDDLGATPADLARLAGEIGHAFGVDLPTQVLGRVRTQADLVDAIVRALGHRRTEHEPTPMVRVRLTTAAAATAPFVEHVGVLTPYLTATAVDDARRLATGGRVDVWVPADTSWSSLVGFCGRLGTLGARGVQVWVHRTAQARAVA; this is encoded by the coding sequence ATGGGTTGGCTCGGGCTCGAGGAGCACGTCGAGCCGAGCCTGCGACGCATCGTGTGCGGCTACTTCGGCCGGGTGTGGGAGGAGGTGCGCCCAACGACGCGGCTCCGCGACGATCTCGGCGCGACGCCCGCCGACCTCGCGCGCCTGGCCGGCGAGATCGGCCACGCGTTCGGCGTCGACCTTCCGACCCAGGTGCTGGGTCGCGTGCGGACGCAGGCCGATCTGGTCGACGCGATCGTGCGCGCCCTCGGGCACCGTCGAACCGAGCACGAGCCCACGCCGATGGTGCGCGTGCGCCTCACGACCGCCGCTGCGGCGACCGCGCCCTTCGTGGAGCACGTCGGGGTGTTGACGCCCTATCTCACGGCGACGGCCGTCGACGACGCCCGGCGGCTCGCTACGGGCGGCCGCGTCGACGTCTGGGTGCCGGCCGACACATCGTGGAGCTCGCTCGTCGGCTTCTGCGGTCGCCTCGGCACGCTCGGCGCGCGCGGCGTGCAGGTGTGGGTGCACCGCACGGCGCAGGCACGCGCCGTCGCCTGA